One Armatimonadota bacterium genomic window, GCCGGAACCGAGCTCCCCGTTCCAATGCAGATTGGGCTGGTACGCCGAGTTGAGCGTGCTTGGCGATTTGACCGGCTGGCTATCCACTTCAGTTGGGGCATAGGCGGGGTCTTCGTGCCGGGCTTCGCCGGAAAACCCGAATCCCCGGCCACCTTCCCCAAGCCCTTGGAACCGCCCGGCCGAGAATCCTCCCTGGGCGTTGTGGCAAGAGGCGCAGCTGGCCGATCCCAGGCCTTGCGGCTTGATCGGATTGGTTAGGAGGGCGGTTTCGTGATAAAGGAGCCGACCGAGGGCCACTTTTTCGGCCGTCAACGGGTTGTTCGGATCTTGCGGGATTGCGGGCAGATCCGATGGGTCGGGCATGGTGAGTCCGGCAACGCCGCCGGGGATGTTGAGGGCGATTTGATCCAAAAGCGCCTGGTCGGCGGATGATGGGGAGGAGCTGCCGCCGCCGCCCCCGCCGCACCCGGCCGCAAGCAACACAAGCGAGGCGGCGAGGAACCAGACCGGTGCCGTTTTGCCCATGTCCTCACTTTACACGCTTGCCGGGCGCAGGGCAACACCGGCTACGGCCGAGAAGGGGCCGGCATCATCAGTTCAAGGAGGGGGGTCGCCGCCGGGACATCGGACGGGACTGCCGAGTTGTATTGCTCGGGAGCCGGCCGGAAACAGGGCACAAAACCCACATCACCATTCCCGTAAACCCGGAAATAGCCGAAACCGAATGTCCGGCCCGCCGCCGGGTGCCAATCGTCTTCCAGTTTGCTGCCCCCATTGCCGAGGACAACCTGGTAGGCGCCAGTACCGGGAATCGGTGTGAAGTCAAAGGCATGCACGTGGGCACAGACATAAGCGCGCACCTTTGGGGATTTGGCGATGGCGGCAACCATCGCTTTGGCGCAATCGGGATCGATTGGCGAATCCCCGTGGGAGGATGCCGGTTCCACTAGGTTCCGGTGCCCTAGGATGACGGTGGCTTTGATTGATGGGTTCCGCTCGGCATCGGACAGGTCAGCGGCAAGCCAAAGAGTTGCGACCAAGGCGACTTTGGTATCCCCAGTCTTAGCATCGGGGATCGCTTGCCGGGAATCGGTGTCGACCACCACGTAGTGCACCGGTCCCCGTTCGAAGGAAAAGTTGAGTTTGCCTTGGTCGGTGATCAGGCGGTCGGCTTTGGCCAGGGCGGCGTCTGGCGCATGGATCCCATGCGGAACCATGCCGGCCGATTCGATGATCCGGCTAAAAATCCCGTCGGCCAGGGGGTTCGGCA contains:
- a CDS encoding metallophosphoesterase, whose translation is MIATLTLAALVANQSREVVGTFAFFGCNRVEAEDFNAGKLQNPSSANLPQLIQNLADIAKLKPDFAFFGGDEVLGYGDDDGRSLTSQLEAWVAVVGSAPKAQETAYVAISGNHELNRKTAAGKVPNPLADGIFSRIIESAGMVPHGIHAPDAALAKADRLITDQGKLNFSFERGPVHYVVVDTDSRQAIPDAKTGDTKVALVATLWLAADLSDAERNPSIKATVILGHRNLVEPASSHGDSPIDPDCAKAMVAAIAKSPKVRAYVCAHVHAFDFTPIPGTGAYQVVLGNGGSKLEDDWHPAAGRTFGFGYFRVYGNGDVGFVPCFRPAPEQYNSAVPSDVPAATPLLELMMPAPSRP